Proteins from a genomic interval of Thamnophis elegans isolate rThaEle1 chromosome 2, rThaEle1.pri, whole genome shotgun sequence:
- the LOC116523975 gene encoding LOW QUALITY PROTEIN: glutamate dehydrogenase, mitochondrial-like (The sequence of the model RefSeq protein was modified relative to this genomic sequence to represent the inferred CDS: deleted 1 base in 1 codon) has protein sequence MGHTNTGSTARAQSRAPALDGASEIPGLVSMGTGSLRKETARPCRWNHAKEAEGELGFLGIVESYFDRAVRVVENELVKRLRTPKDENERVLRVRGVLDAIRSCGHVLEVAFPVRKDSGCWELIKGCRAQHSQHRMPCKGGFRYSKSVNSDEVKALAALMTYKCAVVDVPFGGSKAGVAIEPKNYSKNELEQITRKFTLELAKKGFLGPGIDVAAPDINTGEREMSWIADTYACTLGHKDINSYACVTGKPISQGGIHGRISATGRGILYGIENYINNSTYMDLIGLKTGFPGKTFVLQGFGNVGFHSMRYLQRNGACCICVEEVDGAICNTDGIDSNELQHYKQEHGTIVGFPKAKKLEGSALEIPCDILIPAAIEKQLTKANAHRVQAKIIAEGANGPTTPDAHDIFLQRKILVLPDLYINAGGVTVSFFEWLKNLNHISYGRLTFKYERDSNYHLLMSVQQSLERKFGKSCGSIPIIPTPEFQARIAGASEKDIVHSGLAFTMERSAGQIMTVATKYNLGLDQRTAAYICAIEKIFKTYIEASYI, from the exons ATGGGGCATACCAACACCGGCAgtacagcaagag CCCAGAGCAGGGCTCCCGCGCTCGACGGGGCTTCAGAAATACCAGGCCTCGTTTCCATGGGAACAGGATCCCTCCGTAAGGAAACCGCTCGT CCCTGCCGTTGGAATCACGCAAAGGAGGCTGAGGGAGAACTTGGCTTCCTAGGCATAGTCGAAAGCTACTTCGACCGGGCGGTACGTGTGGTTGAAAATGAGCTCGTAAAGCGGCTTCGCACTCCCAAGGACGAGAATGAGCGAGTGCTGCGGGTTCGCGGGGTCCTGGACGCAATCCGGAGCTGCGGCCACGTCCTGGAGGTGGCCTTCCCCGTTCGTAAAGACAGTGGCTGTTGGGAGTTGATCAAGGGCTGCCGTGCCCAACACAGCCAGCACCGTATGCCATGCAAAGGAG gaTTTCGATATAGCAAATCAGTTAATTCTGATGAAGTAAAAGCTTTGGCAGCTTTGATGACATACAAGTGTGCAGTAGTAG ATGTTCCTTTTGGCGGGTCAAAGGCTGGTGTGGCTATTGAGCCAAAGAATTATTCA AAAAATGAACTGGAGCAAATAACAAGAAAGTTCACATTGGAATTGGCCAAGAAAGGTTTTTTAG GTCCTGGAATTGATGTAGCTGCTCCTGATATAAACACAGGAGAAAGGGAGATGTCCTGGATTGCTGATACATATGCCTGTACACTTGGACACAAG GATATCAACTCATATGCCTGTGTGACTGGGAAGCCCATAAGTCAGGGAGGAATCCATGGGCGCATATCAGCCACAGGCCGTGGAATTCTATATGGAATTGAAAACTATATCAACAATTCAACATATATGGATCTTATTGGCCTTAAAACTGGTTTCCCTGGTAAAACATTTGTTTTGCAG GGATTTGGCAATGTGGGTTTTCATTCAATGCGATACCTGCAGCGAAATGGAGCATGCTGTATATGCGTTGAAGAAGTAGATGGTGCCATCTGTAACACCGATGGAATTGATTCCAATGAACTACAACACTACAAACAA GAACATGGCACCATTGTTGGTTTTCCAAAGGCTAAGAAACTTGAGGGCAGTGCCCTTGAGATACCTTGTGATATCCTTATTCCTGCTGCTATTGAGAAACAGCTTACAAAGGCAAACGCTCATCGTGTCCAAGCAAAG ATTATTGCTGAAGGTGCTAATGGCCCTACAACTCCAGATGCTCATGATATCTTTTTGCAGAGAAAAATCCTTGTACTACCG GATTTATACATAAATGCAGGTGGTGTGACAGTTTCCTTTTTTGAATGGCTGAAGAATCTCAACCATATCAGCTATGGGCGTCTTACTTTCAAATATGAGCGTGATTCTAATTATCATCTGCTGATGTCAGTGCAACAAAGCCTGGAGAGAAAATTTGGAAAAAGCTGTGGAAGTATCCCTATTATACCCACACCAGAATTTCAAGCTAGAATAGCA GGTGCCTCAGAGAAGGATATTGTTCATTCTGGACTAGCTTTCACCATGGAACGTTCAGCCGGG CAAATCATGACTGTAGCCACAAAGTATAATCTAGGCTTGGACCAGAGAACAGCTGCCTATATTTGTGCCATTGAAAAGATATTTAAGACTTACATTGAAGCAAGTTACATTTAA